The DNA sequence AGCACCGGCTGCCGACATTGCGGCTGATCCAAGCCGCCATCCACGACCGCGACATCGCCAATCGCGGTGCCGGCAAGGAACCCGCCAGCGATGAGGAAATCCTGCAGATCCTGGCCAAGATGGTGAAGCAGCGCGAGGAATCGGCCAAGGCGTTCGAGGACGGCAAGCGCCCGGAACTGGCCGCGCAGGAACGCGGCGAGATGGAGATCATCCGCGGCTTCCTGCCGACGCAGCTTGACGATGCGGCGGTCACGGCGGCGGCGCGCGAGGCGATAGCGGCGACCGGTGCGGCCAGCCAGAAGGACATGGGCAAGGTGATCGCGGCGCTGAAGCAGAAATATGCCGGCCAGATGGATTTCGGCAAGGCGAGCGGCATCGTCAAGGCGCTGCTGCAGTAGGGCTTTCTACTCTCGCATCGTCGGCTTCCAACACGGCCACTCGACGCCAAGGCGCGGCTTGCTGTTAGGCCCGAGGTTCCAATGCGCGGCGCAATGCCGGTGCTTCCTGCTGGATATGGTCCCACAAGCGATTGGCGATCGGGCCGTGCGGCCGGTCGCGGCGGCGCGCCACCACCAATTCGTCGGTGCGGCCCGGCAGATGGCTGCCGGCTATGGATATTAGCTGGCCGTCATGCAGCTCTTCAGCGATCAGGAAGTGAGGCAGGTGGCCCCAGCCGAGCCCTTGCAGGATGAGTTCCTTCTTCATGGCCTGATCGGGGACCAGGCATTGCGGCGCCCCCTCGGCTACGAAGTAATCCTGTCGTGGCGAATGCAGGGCGGTGTCGCGCATCACGCACTGGGTGAATGCCTGCATTTTCTCCAGTGTGACCGGTTGGTCGACGCGCTCCGGCAGAAAGCCCGGCGCCACGACGGGAATGAACGACACCTTGCTGAGATCGATCCATTCCACCCGTACGTCGCCCTTGTCGATCCAGTGCAGGATGAGATCGGCTTTGTCGTCAAAAAGGCGTTCCCACGGGCCGCCGACGGCTTCGAAATGGAGATGCAGCCGCGTGCCGGGGCACTGGGCGAAGAACCGCCCAAGCATGCCCAGTACGTGCGGGCGCGGGCAGAGGTCGCCGATCACGACGTGGATATCGCTTTCCTCGCCCATCGAGAGCTGGGCGGCGTGGACGCTCAGGCCTTCCAGTTCGCGCAGCAGCGATTGCGCCCGTCGATGGAACGACAGCCCCGCTTCGGTCGCCCGTACGCGATAGCCGCCGCGATCCAGGAGGACGAGATCAAGCTGTCGTTCGAGCCTGGCGACGGCGGCGAACACCGCCGGATGCGAGCGATGGAGCAGGGCCGCGGCCGGCTGAAAGCCGCCGCAGCGGATCACTGCGTCGAAGCACTGGAGGTCGTGCAAGGTGAATTCGGCCATGTCAGCTTTGATTACAGAGATTGTCTTATCTTTGTAATATCACCAAATCCCGGCCACAGCTACGCTTTGCCTCATTCAACGTTCCAAAAGGATTTTAATCATGAGTGAGCTGAATTTCGTGACTGTCGGCGACGGCACGCGCATCGCCTACCGGCTCGACGGTGACGCTGGGCAACCGGTGCTGGTGCTGTCCAACTCCATCGCCACGACGCTGCACATGTGGGATGGCCAGATCGGCGAACTGTCCAGGCATTTCCGCGTTCTGCGCTACGATTTTCGCGGCCATGGCGGATCGAGCGTGCCGGTCGGCGCCTATTCGCTCGACCGGCTTGGCCGCGACGTGATCGAACTCATCGACGCGCTCGGCCTTGGCCAGGTGCATTTCCTCGGCCTGTCGCTGGGCGGTTTCGTTGGGCAGTGGCTTGGCATCCACGCGCCCGAGCGGGTCGACCGGCTGATCCTGAGCAACACTTCATCTCACCTCTCGCCGGCAAGTTATTTCGACGAGCGGATCGCCGTCGTGCGGCAGGCGCCGGACATGTCGGAAACCGCCGAAGTGTTCCTCAACAACTGGTTCCCGGCCGGCATGGTGGCGGCCAACGAGCCCGTCATCGAGAAATTCCGCGCCATGTTGCTTGAGATCGACCGTCTGGGCCTGGCGGGTCTATTCGCCGCGGTTCGCGACGCCGACCTTCGCCGCACGGTGGCCCTGATCAACCGGCCGACATTGGTAATCGCCGGCCAGCATGACACGGTGACAGCGGCAAGCCACAGCGAACTGATCGCGGCAGCCGTGCCCGGGGCGAAGCTTGTCGTGCTGCCCGCGGTTCACCTGTCGAACGTGGAATACCCCACCGAGTTCATGCAGGCCGTGCTCGATTTCCTGCACTGAGCCGGAGCAGGGGGCCGTGGGTCCATCTCACGGCTCCTTGCAGATCGGCAGTGGCTGCGGCGGCGCCGCCGGATGGTCCTTCTTGTACTGGGCAATGACCGGCTCAAGGGTTTTTCGCGGCCAGAATTTCGGCGTACCGATCTCTTTCAGGCAGGATGCGTTCCAGTAGGTGCCTGAACCGGAATGGCCGTTTGCCACGGCGGCGATGTCGCGCGATTCCGGATAGATATAGAGCGTGGTGGGGTTGTCCTTCACCATCGAGATGAGCTGCCTGGCATCGGCCGGCGACCAGCTGGTGCAGCCATTGCTGCGGCCGCCGGCATAGTCCACCAGCTTGCCGAACGGCACGAAGCCGTCATGGTCGGCATAGGAACTGCTCGGGCTCTTGCGCAGGCACATGCCGCGCAGCACCTGCGCCGCGTGGCCGCCGATCACGCGCTGCCTTGCGTTGGCGGCTTCGCCTTCGCCGTCGAACTGGATGAAAGTGCGCTGGAAGGCCACGTCCTGTTTGGCGCCGATGCGATAATAGCCCTTGAACGAGGTTTTCGCCTCGCGGGTCATGTAGGGACCGCCGGCGGTAAGTTCCGAATCCATGGCATTGCCGAAATTCCTGGCGCAGCGCCTGCCATTGGAGAAATCCACCGTGCCTTTCAGGTTGCGGCCGCCGCCGTGACCCGACGAAATCGCGCGAAACGACTGGCTGGCTTCGCATACGACATAGTAGCGGCGCCCGAGCACGCCATTGCCCAAATCGCCGGGACGGGTGGCGTCCATGGCGAAGTAGCAGGGGTTCCGGACGACACCCTGCGCGACCTTTTTCAGGTAAAGCGCGCGCGCCCGCTCCAGCAC is a window from the Mesorhizobium australicum WSM2073 genome containing:
- a CDS encoding GatB/YqeY domain-containing protein, translated to MRAKIAESLKTAMKAQDKHRLPTLRLIQAAIHDRDIANRGAGKEPASDEEILQILAKMVKQREESAKAFEDGKRPELAAQERGEMEIIRGFLPTQLDDAAVTAAAREAIAATGAASQKDMGKVIAALKQKYAGQMDFGKASGIVKALLQ
- a CDS encoding alpha/beta fold hydrolase, producing the protein MSELNFVTVGDGTRIAYRLDGDAGQPVLVLSNSIATTLHMWDGQIGELSRHFRVLRYDFRGHGGSSVPVGAYSLDRLGRDVIELIDALGLGQVHFLGLSLGGFVGQWLGIHAPERVDRLILSNTSSHLSPASYFDERIAVVRQAPDMSETAEVFLNNWFPAGMVAANEPVIEKFRAMLLEIDRLGLAGLFAAVRDADLRRTVALINRPTLVIAGQHDTVTAASHSELIAAAVPGAKLVVLPAVHLSNVEYPTEFMQAVLDFLH
- a CDS encoding LysR family transcriptional regulator; translated protein: MAEFTLHDLQCFDAVIRCGGFQPAAALLHRSHPAVFAAVARLERQLDLVLLDRGGYRVRATEAGLSFHRRAQSLLRELEGLSVHAAQLSMGEESDIHVVIGDLCPRPHVLGMLGRFFAQCPGTRLHLHFEAVGGPWERLFDDKADLILHWIDKGDVRVEWIDLSKVSFIPVVAPGFLPERVDQPVTLEKMQAFTQCVMRDTALHSPRQDYFVAEGAPQCLVPDQAMKKELILQGLGWGHLPHFLIAEELHDGQLISIAGSHLPGRTDELVVARRRDRPHGPIANRLWDHIQQEAPALRRALEPRA